Proteins co-encoded in one bacterium genomic window:
- a CDS encoding LuxR C-terminal-related transcriptional regulator, which translates to MQTTFQQERLVDESIRATFEAATLDDLGRSVLPLLEQSLETSASLLYRIDAEGRLVNIAGTQVLANYEYMGEHRGHDPMQKVMHGVNPWICHASRYPEFQEMKGSPVYEFSLCQGIDDYLFLRLSETAHDAPGMVGILLARPKGRDFGEGEEFLMAKTLSPLKSLTRRALRWEEFSRTRPYVETMLESAGPPKIALDFDGNLLWASEQAILAIGLDHGSRRSLPEILVQAARRFRRLYAKSLDPAPLMSNVQIRRRGQAFSIRADLRVIQTRTGTAFVVAELEVPGVSPRLKEAALNYRLSVAETEVLHWLARGLADREIGKKLFISHATVRSHVGQILAKMGVASRVQAALLANGLHPRFGELEEE; encoded by the coding sequence ATGCAGACCACTTTCCAACAAGAGCGACTGGTGGACGAGTCCATTCGGGCCACCTTCGAAGCGGCCACTCTCGACGATTTGGGACGTTCAGTTCTGCCGCTCTTGGAGCAAAGCCTGGAGACCAGTGCCTCGCTTCTTTACCGGATCGACGCCGAGGGCCGTCTCGTCAACATCGCCGGAACCCAAGTCTTGGCGAATTACGAATACATGGGCGAACACCGCGGCCATGATCCGATGCAAAAGGTGATGCACGGGGTCAATCCATGGATCTGCCACGCCTCCCGTTACCCCGAATTTCAGGAGATGAAAGGCTCGCCGGTTTATGAATTCTCCCTTTGCCAAGGAATCGACGATTATCTTTTTTTGCGGCTCTCCGAAACCGCCCATGACGCGCCCGGAATGGTCGGCATCCTCTTGGCTCGGCCCAAGGGCCGGGACTTCGGCGAGGGCGAGGAATTCCTCATGGCCAAGACCCTGTCGCCCCTCAAGTCCCTGACTCGACGGGCCCTGCGTTGGGAAGAGTTCTCGAGGACCCGCCCCTATGTCGAAACCATGCTCGAGTCGGCCGGTCCCCCGAAAATCGCCTTGGATTTTGACGGCAACTTGCTCTGGGCCTCGGAGCAAGCGATCTTGGCCATCGGCCTGGACCATGGCAGCAGGCGAAGCTTGCCGGAGATCCTGGTCCAAGCCGCTCGCCGATTCCGCCGTCTCTACGCGAAAAGCCTCGACCCCGCCCCGCTCATGAGCAACGTGCAGATCCGCCGGCGCGGCCAGGCTTTTTCGATCCGAGCCGATTTGCGGGTGATCCAAACTCGGACCGGAACGGCCTTCGTGGTCGCCGAGCTCGAGGTCCCGGGAGTTTCGCCTCGGCTAAAGGAAGCGGCTCTCAATTACCGGCTCTCCGTCGCCGAAACCGAAGTGCTTCACTGGTTGGCCCGCGGCTTGGCGGACCGGGAGATCGGCAAAAAACTTTTCATCTCTCACGCCACCGTCCGCTCCCACGTCGGCCAAATCCTCGCCAAAATGGGAGTTGCCTCACGGGTCCAAGCGGCTCTTCTGGCCAACGGTCTCCACCCCCGCTTTGGAGAATTGGAAGAGGAATAA